Proteins from a single region of Symphalangus syndactylus isolate Jambi chromosome 12, NHGRI_mSymSyn1-v2.1_pri, whole genome shotgun sequence:
- the LOC134734644 gene encoding large ribosomal subunit protein uL30-like: protein MLQKARRKLICEKANRQMYRTEIRIARGARKAGNFYVRAEPKLAFVIRIRDINGVNPKIQKVLQLLPLCQIFNGTFVKFNKASVNMLRIVEPYIAWGYPNLKSVNELVYKHGYGKINKKRIALTDNALIARSLGKYGIICLEDLIHGIYTVGKLCKETNNFLWPFKLSSPQGGMKKKATHFIEGGDAGNREDQINRLIRRMN from the coding sequence ATGCTTCAAAAGGCAAGGAGGAAGCTTATCTGTGAAAAAGCAAATAGGCAGATGTATAGAACTGAAATTCGAATAGCGAGGGGGGCAAGAAAAGCTGGTAACTTCTATGTACGTGCAGAACCCAAATTGGCATTTGTCATCAGGATCAGAGATATCAATGGTGTGAACCCAAAGATCCAAAAGGTGTTGCAGCTTCTTCCCCTTTGTCAAATCTTCAACGGAACCTTTGTGAAGTTTAACAAGGCTTCAGTTAACATGCTGAGGATTGTAGAGCCATATATTGCATGGGGGTACCCAAATCTGAAGTCAGTAAATGAACTAGTCTACAAGCATGGTTATGGCAAAATTAATAAGAAGAGAATTGCTTTGACAGACAATGCTTTGATTGCTCGATCTCTTGGTAAATATGGCATCATCTGCTTGGAGGATCTGATTCATGGGATCTATACTGTTGGAAAACTctgcaaagaaacaaataacttcCTGTGGCCCTTCAAATTATCTTCTCCACAAGGTGGAATGAAGAAAAAGGCCACCCATTTTATAGAAGGTGGAGATGCTGGCAACAGGGAGGACCAGATCAATAGGCTTATTAGAAGAATGAACTAA